The Phaseolus vulgaris cultivar G19833 chromosome 10, P. vulgaris v2.0, whole genome shotgun sequence DNA window aaaatttaatctaaagaaattattaaattttaggtttgtgattgaaaaaattattgtaaaaaaaactatgttaaaaatttaaatcttCTTATATAATGTTCCGGCATGCTCGCATCATTTAGAATTTGACGCaaatgataatttaaatatagttttCGCTTTTAATTCTCTTACtatcttttataaacaaaacTGTGATGAAATTTTGAACTTAAAAGCAGATAACATCTCATATACATttattaatcataataatattatttcaataGACTTATGTCATAACATTATAATGATATTATCTCAACAgatttaaatcaaaatatataaattatttaaaaatggaACACCAAGAAACATAggaaaaattcaataaattataatatataaaatggtGTTGACAATAAAATttggttgttcaacaaaatTGAAGTGTGAACTATGTATTTTACATTTCACGTGAATTGTCACGCAATTGCTTGCATAGCAATGATAATAATAAGGTGTGAAATGGTCAATTTCACATTTTATACAGAACTAACTTCTAAGTAAAGTAGGTTtgacaattaataaaaaaaaaacttgaaccCAACCTAGGGGCCAAAGTTGCTTagcaaattaatattttaatcataaacCATAACTCCTTGTCTCCATCAaggaatataataattaattcaacactaaagagaaaaagaaaaaaaaaatcaatctgaGATATGGATGTAAAATCATGTGAAACTATCTTCATTAACAAAATATTACTAATTTAAAAGACATGagcaataatattttaatgtgTAAAGATAATTCTTTtgctttacaatttttttacataagCCTCCAATTCATCATAGTTGTAACTTATTCCTTTATAAGAAGGGTAAAATTTGAATAGTTTAGACAAGGTTTTATAAAGGGTAAAAAAGGTACTTTAgataatgcttagaagactaaaagtaatatatttcaaataaaataaggacaaaaatattgaaaagaattcaaaataaaattacacaattttaatatgataaaaataaatttaatatttttgtattgatGCTTCATCTTGCGAGTTCTCTTATTAAACTCTTTCAACTTTTAAACCTAAACTCGTACAAAAGtgaaaataacaaattttcaatttcacaaaaataattaaacccCATTGCAGAAAAAATTTATGTGAACAAAATATATCATTctgaaatatatatttacattttaaaatatttatacatttGGCATTTTAAATTGTTTCACTTTATGTATAATAAAATGTCAGAatgattattaatataaattttacttCGTTATAAATTAATTTGCATCTTATTAGAAAAGTTAAACCAGAACAAGTGAATGGTCAAACTCTTTAAacgaaatatatatataataataggAAATTATTTTCTGGAGAATGCACTCCGTGGAAGTTATATGAAATGAGGATTGTTTAAAtagatataatatatatatatatatatatatatatatatatatatatatatatatgcatgaaAGTGTGTACGTAGTTATACTCAAGACTATATTTTCTTTGACTATTCTTGCTATGCTTCCTTTTTTTTAGGTAACCTTTGATATatgtaataatataatattaataataataacaatgttttcttttactaatagaataaaaaaaatatttctttataataaaaatgataattatttttatttaagtattgttttattaaaataatattttaaaattgtttaaatgatattttttattaaatttatacttaacaagattttaaatttatattttttaatttataatatataagtttatttatatgtatattcatgaatatatatattatatatatatatatatatatatatttttttcttttctccaaCGTAGCTTTCCCTTTCTTCCACCACTTCCATGGTCAAGTAAACAACTCCTTTACTTACTCTGCTATTTGAAGTTGTCTCTCTAATTAGTAAGttttcattataaataaaatattttgggaTATTGacttaatagattttttttatctgcgacatgattttgtttgtttgaatttgtctttcttaaaataattttattttttaaaaatttgtataaTCATAGAAGTATTATTAGGTTGGGTTAATTGATCACCCGACTTATCaagtataatttaattatattagatTGAGTTTTATTTATGATTGAATCAAATCTGATCTAACTCAAACTAACTTACTTTTATAGAAGATGGGGATGAGTTTCATACGGGTGACACAAGATTCAACCTTAGACTCATTCTAACACTTGTCTCATAGTCATCTGTAGTTCTTATAACCCTAGACAAACCTACAACTCTCGTAGTGATGGTGTATCCTCCTTTGTTTCGTCTCTATCATTTGCCTTTGAGGTTCACCTCCATTGTATTTCAACCCTaatattaccggacaaaatcattattagacttaattacaggaatataatcactattaatgagtctataattagacttaattataggaatataatcactattaataggtctataattagtcttaattacagatgttatgGGAGAAAAAGAATCGgtacggttctaatgctatggttatatatatgtatcattgctatagatgagagacagattgaataaaacagagaatattctttcatggtatcagagcacaaaactctgatacccgacaaacacaaagcaaaggcaacggtgcacaaccatggcagatgcaccagaaaaaaataatgccaacaaagcagagcacgaaggaggaggtgctaagaagacctactcgtcatatgatctcaacgcgagtgacaatccctgaaacataatcacgcaagtccaattgcgcggagaaaattacgacgaatgggcaagagcagtaaagatctcgcttcgtgcccggagaaaatggggcttcattgatggaacacatatccaaccagaggatgaggcaccCGACCTTGAAGATTGGTGGACCGTGCAGTCCATGATTGTATCTTGGATTCTAAACACCATTGAACCAAGCTTACGATCCACAGTAGCATATGCTGAGACTGCACATAACTTGTGGGAAGACATTAAAGAAAGATTCTCGGTCGTGAATGGACCTAGAATTCAACAACTAAGGTCGGACTTGTCAAGATGCAAGCAGGAGGGAATGGTGGTGGCAACTTACTTTGGAAAATTGAAGGTCCTTTGGGATGAGCTTGCTAACAGTGACAAAATTCCATCTTGTACGTGTGGTGGATGCAAGTGTGGGATTGGTGCTCAGTTGGAAAAACGAAGGGAGGAGAAGAAGGTTCATCAACTCCTTATGGGGTTGGATGACGCAAGCTACGGGACAGTAAGATCAAACATTCTGGCCTCAGATCCATTGCCGTCTCTGAACCGCGTATATGCTATGTTGGTACaagaaagagtgagaatgatggccaaatcaacggaagaaagggggttggtcgtgggtctcgcgatgcaggccaactacaaagaaaaagggcGTGGAGATATGGTAGAAAAATTAATGACGTGCAGTCATTGCGGTAAAAATGGTCATGACATGAAGGGATGCTTCCAATTGATCGGATATCCCGAATGGTGGGGTGACAGACCAAAAAGTGAAGGCAAATGGAACGGCAGGGGACGCCAAGGGATGCGAAACAAAGGTAACCCGACACGTGCAAATGTGGCACACGCTAGTGGAAGCAACAGTCAAGCCAACAATGACGACAAGAAACTTGAGATGGCAGGTCTGACCAATGAACAATGGAAGGTACTAGTTGATATGATcaacaaacaaaaatcaaatgaatcagAGAAAATGACTGGTAAGAGCATTTGGGATTTGTGGATTATTGACAGTGGGGCATCAAACCATATGACCGGGTCACCGGAAAATTTGAGTGAAAAGGAAACTATACAAAGGTGCCCGTAGGGTTACCCGATGGTGAACGTGTTCTAGCTTGCGAACAGGGAACAGtgactcttgaagaaggacttgaattgaaaaatgtcctttatgttcccaaattaaaatgcaatttactttcagtacctcaattgacggatgaagaaaattgtgttgtaacattcactgataaattgtgtattatacaggaccgcacttcgaggacgctgattggagcaggtgaacggaaagatgggctttattggtatcgtggggtacggaagactcaagcatgtcatgtcaagatggaaaatcaactagcactttggcaccaaagattaggacatccgtcatttcagattgtgcaaatgcttcctaatataagtgggaaatgtactcgtgatgagttgaatacagtttgtgaagtttgtgaaaaatcgaaacaa harbors:
- the LOC137819095 gene encoding uncharacterized protein, with amino-acid sequence MIVSWILNTIEPSLRSTVAYAETAHNLWEDIKERFSVVNGPRIQQLRSDLSRCKQEGMVVATYFGKLKVLWDELANSDKIPSCTCGGCKCGIGAQLEKRREEKKVHQLLMGLDDASYGTVRSNILASDPLPSLNRVYAMLVQERVRMMAKSTEERGLVVGLAMQANYKEKGRGDMVEKLMTCSHCGKNGHDMKGCFQLIGYPEWWGDRPKSEGKWNGRGRQGMRNKGNPTRANVAHASGSNSQANNDDKKLEMAGLTNEQWKVLVDMINKQKSNESEKMTGKSIWDLWIIDSGASNHMTGSPENLSEKETIQRCP